The Linepithema humile isolate Giens D197 chromosome 7, Lhum_UNIL_v1.0, whole genome shotgun sequence genome has a window encoding:
- the LOC137001172 gene encoding putative nuclease HARBI1 has protein sequence MDVALWFIAVNCVNEDDERKQERERQERRKIGIIRKPLRDTSNPFDLSETQFRFLYRLSRQATRILCENLRQWVQPGIRSTAIPTELKILAVLNFMASGSYQRRVGQDFLTCMSQSVFSGILHLVVTALNNHMPEWIKYSTERQEIEIIKRQYWDNARFPGVTGAIDGTHIAIWPPQKEREHLFINRKLYHSLNVMLVSDYFGKILYVSTAHGGRTHDARVWASSALSVHLEERFWNGETGTWLLGDSGYPTLPYLMTPKLNQEPATPSALYTEAHVKARCSVERCIGVLKGRWRCLRKERALHYKPEFAALIVNAVCVLHNYAKHFNVPDPDIFLDDIDIEDEVPREENAHLTGNEVRENIIRRYFTQ, from the exons atggatGTTGCTTTGTGGTTTATTGCTGTAAATTGTGTAAATGAAGACGATGAACGGAAACAGGAACGAGAAAGACAGGAACGGCGGAAAATAGGTATTATAAGAAAACCTCTACGCGATACGTCAAATCCTTTCGATTTGTCAGAAACACAATTTCGTTTCTTATACAG GTTATCAAGACAAGCAACTCGCATTCTGTGTGAAAATTTAAGACAATGGGTTCAGCCCGGAATAAGATCAACTGCCATTCCAACAGAGCTGAAA ATTCTGGCAGTATTGAATTTTATGGCATCTGGATCCTATCAGAGGCGTGTTGGACAAGATTTCTTGACGTGTATGAGCCAATCTGTTTTTAGTGGAATCTTGCACTTGGTAGTTACTGCGCTGAATAATCATATGCCAGaatggataaaatattcaacCGAAAGACAAGAAATAGAGATAATAAAGCGTCA aTATTGGGATAATGCAAGATTTCCAGGAGTCACTGGGGCAATTGATGGAACGCATATTGCAATCTGGCCCCCACAGAAGGAAAGAgagcatttatttattaacagaaAGCTTTATCACTCTTTGAATGTTATGTTG GTGAGCGACTATTTTggcaaaattttgtatgtaagTACTGCTCATGGTGGTCGAACCCATGACGCACGAGTATGGGCTTCTTCTGCATTATCCGTTCATTTGGAGGAACGATTTTGGAATGGTGAAACTGGTACATGGTTATTAG GTGATTCAGGATATCCGACATTGCCGTACTTAATGACACCAAAACTCAACCAAGAACCTGCAACACCTTCGGCACTATATACAGAGGCACACGTGAAAGCTCGATGTTCTGTTGAAAGATGTATTGGTGTATTAAAAGGACGGTGGCGATGtctaagaaaagaaagagcaCTCCATTACAAACCAGAGTTTGCAG CTCTGATTGTAAACGCTGTTTGTGTTTTGCACAATTATGCAAAGCATTTTAATGTGCCTgatcctgatatttttttggacGATATCGATATAGAAGATGAAGTACCCCGTGAAGAAAATGCACATCTTACAGGAAATGAAGTTCGTGAAAATATCATTCGCCGATATTTTACACAGTGA